In a genomic window of Gadus chalcogrammus isolate NIFS_2021 chromosome 17, NIFS_Gcha_1.0, whole genome shotgun sequence:
- the LOC130370074 gene encoding uncharacterized protein LOC130370074 isoform X6: MLRRDQCSESSSSTPQLPPRPSERNNDVTDDFVTNNRTHRQRRAVCHDLRCESIFKSRIHRSGMMGAIQKVNPFKSTLQASSTVKAAASQEPPQVDATAGATQSSGKLMGVIQKVNPFKSTPQVRLPEQASAKVTRASSSGSLDQGGCPDSPQNPGRLQSAVQKMNPFRSASQASSAVPKAPSSESLEPGGSSEPSQNPGVFVGMMQKVNPFKSTVKTQSSNDNLSSSTGSLTDNNNATKKQTSEVSIDTVDQQPPKENPGMFQGMMQKVNPFKATAAEGESVWYAEESESVAVRSAPKEGPPRKTLTFRIKRILPAALFSSGTKTSSAGLDDGPLLAQAEEVTEVVEVQTLQLADAPEPGDDESLGPLDDEEGLMSWWRTVEGWDEWNQSTEDAPAEEEMVEEAADRVFMAARLFVRLFNRRGGTLQTHILELLALADDADSFHKRTVKASVGGGVASVAGSITTITGLILAPFTMGTSLIVTAVGIGVATAGGLVSASANITDTVHSKTDRKKVEKMIQDYQDSMRDISDCLQFVQDGMEALEAWDFETYAEVITRSHLNQNVKHVVKEGGRAGKALLINTESLVSTIQVLSVSGVAAKAAQVMSVTTGVMSGLFLALDVFFLAKDSMELKKGAKTEFAVKIREVCQELQGGLLELNRIKEQLQKTMDGIEVEAEGEGGDDEGQEEELRSSVKKLIELEE; the protein is encoded by the exons AGGTCTGGAATGATGGGGGCGATTCAGAAGGTCAATCCattcaaatctacccttcag GCTTCTTCTACCGTCAAAGCCGCGGCCTCACAGGAGCCTCCCCAGGTGGACGCCACGGCGGGGGCCACACAG AGCTCTGGCAAACTGATGGGGGTCATCCAAAAGGTCAACCCCTTTAAGTCCACACCACAGGTGCGTCTACCTGAACAG GCCTCAGCCAAGGTCACGCGAGCGTCTTCGTCAGGGTCCCTGGACCAGGGAGGCTGTCCGGACTctccccag AACCCTGGCCGGTTGCAGTCGGCCGTGCAGAAGATGAACCCATTCCGCTCTGCCTCTcag GCGTCTTCAGCGGTCCCCAAAGCGCCGTCCTCTGAGTCACTGGAGCCAGGAGGGAGCTCAGAACCGTCCCAG AATCCCGGAGTGTTTGTGGGGATGATGCAGAAGGTGAACCCTTTCAAATCCACGGTGAAGACCCAG TCCTCCAACGACAACCTCTCGTCCAGCACAGGAAGTCTAACTGACAACAACAACGCCACTAAAAAACAG ACGTCCGAAGTTTCAATCGACACCGTAGATCAGCAACCGCCGAAAGAG AACCCTGGGATGTTTCAAGGAATGATGCAGAAAGTCAACCCCTTCAAGGCCACGGCAGCAGAGGGAGAA TCGGTCTGGTATGcggaggagagcgagagtgtCGCCGTCAGGAGTGCACCAAAGGAAGGGCCACCCAGGAAGACGTTG ACTTTCAGGATAAAAAGAATACTTCCGGCCGCCTTGTTCAGTTCAGGGACaaag ACCTCGTCCGCCGGATTAGATGACGGACCACTCTTGGCTCAG GcggaggaggtgacggaggtggtggaggtgcagaCCCTGCAGTTGGCCGACGCCCCAGAGCCCGGCGACGACGAGTCCTTGGGTCCCCTCGAC GATGAGGAGGGCCTGATGTCTTGGTGGAGAACCGTCGAGG GATGGGATGAGTGGAACCAGTCCACCGAGGACGCGCCGGCGGAGGA ggagatggtggaggaggcggccgACCGGGTGTTCATGGCGGCGCGGCTCTTCGTGCGGCTCTTCAACCGCCGCGGCGGCACGCTGCAGACGCACATCCTGGAGCTGCTGGCGCTCGCCGACGACGCCGACAGCTTCCACAAGCGCACGGTGAAGGCCAGCGTgggcgggggcgtggccagcGTGGCGggctccatcaccaccatcacggGCCTCATCCTGGCGCCGTTCACCATGGGCACGTCGCTGATCGTCACGGCGGTGGGCATCGGCGTGGCCACGGCGGGCGGCCTGGTGTCGGCGTCGGCCAACATCACGGACACGGTGCACTCCAAGACGGACCGCAAGAAGGTGGAGAAGATGATCCAGGACTACCAGGACAGCATGCGGGACATCAGCGACTGCCTGCAGTTCGTGCAG GACGGCATGGAGGCCCTGGAGGCGTGGGACTTTGAGACGTACGCCGAGGTGATCACCCGGAGCCACCTGAACCAGAACGTAAAGCACGTGGTGAAggagggcgggcgggcgggcaaGGCGCTGCTCATCAACACGGAGAGCCTGGTGAGCACCATCCAGGTGCTCAGCGTGTCCGGCGTGGCGGCCAAGGCGGCGCAGGTGATGAGCGTGACCACGGGCGTCATGTCGGGCCTCTTCCTGGCGCTGGACGTCTTCTTCCTAGCCAAGGACTCGATGGAGCTCAAGAAGGGCGCCAAGACGGAGTTTGCTGTCAAGATCCGCGAGGTGTGCCAGGAGCTGCAGGGGGGCCTGCTGGAGCTGAACCGCATCAAGGAGCAGCTGCAGAAGACCATGGACGGCAtcgaggtggaggcggagggggagggcggcgATGatgaggggcaggaggaggagctgaggtcCAGCGTGAAGAAGCTGATCGAGCTCGAGGAGTAG
- the LOC130370074 gene encoding uncharacterized protein LOC130370074 isoform X9: MLRRDQCSESSSSTPQLPPRPSERNNDVTDDFVTNNRSSGKLMGVIQKVNPFKSTPQASAKVTRASSSGSLDQGGCPDSPQNPGRLQSAVQKMNPFRSASQASSAVPKAPSSESLEPGGSSEPSQNPGVFVGMMQKVNPFKSTVKTQSSNDNLSSSTGSLTDNNNATKKQTSEVSIDTVDQQPPKENPGMFQGMMQKVNPFKATAAEGEPAAFVGRQGPSLRSDSSSSSDSGSLDDGSIERHSVWYAEESESVAVRSAPKEGPPRKTLTFRIKRILPAALFSSGTKTSSAGLDDGPLLAQAEEVTEVVEVQTLQLADAPEPGDDESLGPLDDEEGLMSWWRTVEGWDEWNQSTEDAPAEEEMVEEAADRVFMAARLFVRLFNRRGGTLQTHILELLALADDADSFHKRTVKASVGGGVASVAGSITTITGLILAPFTMGTSLIVTAVGIGVATAGGLVSASANITDTVHSKTDRKKVEKMIQDYQDSMRDISDCLQFVQDGMEALEAWDFETYAEVITRSHLNQNVKHVVKEGGRAGKALLINTESLVSTIQVLSVSGVAAKAAQVMSVTTGVMSGLFLALDVFFLAKDSMELKKGAKTEFAVKIREVCQELQGGLLELNRIKEQLQKTMDGIEVEAEGEGGDDEGQEEELRSSVKKLIELEE, encoded by the exons AGCTCTGGCAAACTGATGGGGGTCATCCAAAAGGTCAACCCCTTTAAGTCCACACCACAG GCCTCAGCCAAGGTCACGCGAGCGTCTTCGTCAGGGTCCCTGGACCAGGGAGGCTGTCCGGACTctccccag AACCCTGGCCGGTTGCAGTCGGCCGTGCAGAAGATGAACCCATTCCGCTCTGCCTCTcag GCGTCTTCAGCGGTCCCCAAAGCGCCGTCCTCTGAGTCACTGGAGCCAGGAGGGAGCTCAGAACCGTCCCAG AATCCCGGAGTGTTTGTGGGGATGATGCAGAAGGTGAACCCTTTCAAATCCACGGTGAAGACCCAG TCCTCCAACGACAACCTCTCGTCCAGCACAGGAAGTCTAACTGACAACAACAACGCCACTAAAAAACAG ACGTCCGAAGTTTCAATCGACACCGTAGATCAGCAACCGCCGAAAGAG AACCCTGGGATGTTTCAAGGAATGATGCAGAAAGTCAACCCCTTCAAGGCCACGGCAGCAGAGGGAGAA CCTGCTGCCTTTGTGGGGCGCCAGGGACCGTCGCTCCGCAGcgactcctcctccagctcagaCTCCGGCAGCCTGGACGACGGCTCCATCGAGAGACAC TCGGTCTGGTATGcggaggagagcgagagtgtCGCCGTCAGGAGTGCACCAAAGGAAGGGCCACCCAGGAAGACGTTG ACTTTCAGGATAAAAAGAATACTTCCGGCCGCCTTGTTCAGTTCAGGGACaaag ACCTCGTCCGCCGGATTAGATGACGGACCACTCTTGGCTCAG GcggaggaggtgacggaggtggtggaggtgcagaCCCTGCAGTTGGCCGACGCCCCAGAGCCCGGCGACGACGAGTCCTTGGGTCCCCTCGAC GATGAGGAGGGCCTGATGTCTTGGTGGAGAACCGTCGAGG GATGGGATGAGTGGAACCAGTCCACCGAGGACGCGCCGGCGGAGGA ggagatggtggaggaggcggccgACCGGGTGTTCATGGCGGCGCGGCTCTTCGTGCGGCTCTTCAACCGCCGCGGCGGCACGCTGCAGACGCACATCCTGGAGCTGCTGGCGCTCGCCGACGACGCCGACAGCTTCCACAAGCGCACGGTGAAGGCCAGCGTgggcgggggcgtggccagcGTGGCGggctccatcaccaccatcacggGCCTCATCCTGGCGCCGTTCACCATGGGCACGTCGCTGATCGTCACGGCGGTGGGCATCGGCGTGGCCACGGCGGGCGGCCTGGTGTCGGCGTCGGCCAACATCACGGACACGGTGCACTCCAAGACGGACCGCAAGAAGGTGGAGAAGATGATCCAGGACTACCAGGACAGCATGCGGGACATCAGCGACTGCCTGCAGTTCGTGCAG GACGGCATGGAGGCCCTGGAGGCGTGGGACTTTGAGACGTACGCCGAGGTGATCACCCGGAGCCACCTGAACCAGAACGTAAAGCACGTGGTGAAggagggcgggcgggcgggcaaGGCGCTGCTCATCAACACGGAGAGCCTGGTGAGCACCATCCAGGTGCTCAGCGTGTCCGGCGTGGCGGCCAAGGCGGCGCAGGTGATGAGCGTGACCACGGGCGTCATGTCGGGCCTCTTCCTGGCGCTGGACGTCTTCTTCCTAGCCAAGGACTCGATGGAGCTCAAGAAGGGCGCCAAGACGGAGTTTGCTGTCAAGATCCGCGAGGTGTGCCAGGAGCTGCAGGGGGGCCTGCTGGAGCTGAACCGCATCAAGGAGCAGCTGCAGAAGACCATGGACGGCAtcgaggtggaggcggagggggagggcggcgATGatgaggggcaggaggaggagctgaggtcCAGCGTGAAGAAGCTGATCGAGCTCGAGGAGTAG
- the LOC130370074 gene encoding uncharacterized protein LOC130370074 isoform X3 yields MLRRDQCSESSSSTPQLPPRPSERNNDVTDDFVTNNRTHRQRRAVCHDLRCESIFKSRIHRSGMMGAIQKVNPFKSTLQASSTVKAAASQEPPQVDATAGATQSSGKLMGVIQKVNPFKSTPQASAKVTRASSSGSLDQGGCPDSPQNPGRLQSAVQKMNPFRSASQASSAVPKAPSSESLEPGGSSEPSQNPGVFVGMMQKVNPFKSTVKTQSSNDNLSSSTGSLTDNNNATKKQTSEVSIDTVDQQPPKENPGMFQGMMQKVNPFKATAAEGEPAAFVGRQGPSLRSDSSSSSDSGSLDDGSIERHSVWYAEESESVAVRSAPKEGPPRKTLTFRIKRILPAALFSSGTKTSSAGLDDGPLLAQAEEVTEVVEVQTLQLADAPEPGDDESLGPLDDEEGLMSWWRTVEGWDEWNQSTEDAPAEEEMVEEAADRVFMAARLFVRLFNRRGGTLQTHILELLALADDADSFHKRTVKASVGGGVASVAGSITTITGLILAPFTMGTSLIVTAVGIGVATAGGLVSASANITDTVHSKTDRKKVEKMIQDYQDSMRDISDCLQFVQDGMEALEAWDFETYAEVITRSHLNQNVKHVVKEGGRAGKALLINTESLVSTIQVLSVSGVAAKAAQVMSVTTGVMSGLFLALDVFFLAKDSMELKKGAKTEFAVKIREVCQELQGGLLELNRIKEQLQKTMDGIEVEAEGEGGDDEGQEEELRSSVKKLIELEE; encoded by the exons AGGTCTGGAATGATGGGGGCGATTCAGAAGGTCAATCCattcaaatctacccttcag GCTTCTTCTACCGTCAAAGCCGCGGCCTCACAGGAGCCTCCCCAGGTGGACGCCACGGCGGGGGCCACACAG AGCTCTGGCAAACTGATGGGGGTCATCCAAAAGGTCAACCCCTTTAAGTCCACACCACAG GCCTCAGCCAAGGTCACGCGAGCGTCTTCGTCAGGGTCCCTGGACCAGGGAGGCTGTCCGGACTctccccag AACCCTGGCCGGTTGCAGTCGGCCGTGCAGAAGATGAACCCATTCCGCTCTGCCTCTcag GCGTCTTCAGCGGTCCCCAAAGCGCCGTCCTCTGAGTCACTGGAGCCAGGAGGGAGCTCAGAACCGTCCCAG AATCCCGGAGTGTTTGTGGGGATGATGCAGAAGGTGAACCCTTTCAAATCCACGGTGAAGACCCAG TCCTCCAACGACAACCTCTCGTCCAGCACAGGAAGTCTAACTGACAACAACAACGCCACTAAAAAACAG ACGTCCGAAGTTTCAATCGACACCGTAGATCAGCAACCGCCGAAAGAG AACCCTGGGATGTTTCAAGGAATGATGCAGAAAGTCAACCCCTTCAAGGCCACGGCAGCAGAGGGAGAA CCTGCTGCCTTTGTGGGGCGCCAGGGACCGTCGCTCCGCAGcgactcctcctccagctcagaCTCCGGCAGCCTGGACGACGGCTCCATCGAGAGACAC TCGGTCTGGTATGcggaggagagcgagagtgtCGCCGTCAGGAGTGCACCAAAGGAAGGGCCACCCAGGAAGACGTTG ACTTTCAGGATAAAAAGAATACTTCCGGCCGCCTTGTTCAGTTCAGGGACaaag ACCTCGTCCGCCGGATTAGATGACGGACCACTCTTGGCTCAG GcggaggaggtgacggaggtggtggaggtgcagaCCCTGCAGTTGGCCGACGCCCCAGAGCCCGGCGACGACGAGTCCTTGGGTCCCCTCGAC GATGAGGAGGGCCTGATGTCTTGGTGGAGAACCGTCGAGG GATGGGATGAGTGGAACCAGTCCACCGAGGACGCGCCGGCGGAGGA ggagatggtggaggaggcggccgACCGGGTGTTCATGGCGGCGCGGCTCTTCGTGCGGCTCTTCAACCGCCGCGGCGGCACGCTGCAGACGCACATCCTGGAGCTGCTGGCGCTCGCCGACGACGCCGACAGCTTCCACAAGCGCACGGTGAAGGCCAGCGTgggcgggggcgtggccagcGTGGCGggctccatcaccaccatcacggGCCTCATCCTGGCGCCGTTCACCATGGGCACGTCGCTGATCGTCACGGCGGTGGGCATCGGCGTGGCCACGGCGGGCGGCCTGGTGTCGGCGTCGGCCAACATCACGGACACGGTGCACTCCAAGACGGACCGCAAGAAGGTGGAGAAGATGATCCAGGACTACCAGGACAGCATGCGGGACATCAGCGACTGCCTGCAGTTCGTGCAG GACGGCATGGAGGCCCTGGAGGCGTGGGACTTTGAGACGTACGCCGAGGTGATCACCCGGAGCCACCTGAACCAGAACGTAAAGCACGTGGTGAAggagggcgggcgggcgggcaaGGCGCTGCTCATCAACACGGAGAGCCTGGTGAGCACCATCCAGGTGCTCAGCGTGTCCGGCGTGGCGGCCAAGGCGGCGCAGGTGATGAGCGTGACCACGGGCGTCATGTCGGGCCTCTTCCTGGCGCTGGACGTCTTCTTCCTAGCCAAGGACTCGATGGAGCTCAAGAAGGGCGCCAAGACGGAGTTTGCTGTCAAGATCCGCGAGGTGTGCCAGGAGCTGCAGGGGGGCCTGCTGGAGCTGAACCGCATCAAGGAGCAGCTGCAGAAGACCATGGACGGCAtcgaggtggaggcggagggggagggcggcgATGatgaggggcaggaggaggagctgaggtcCAGCGTGAAGAAGCTGATCGAGCTCGAGGAGTAG
- the LOC130370074 gene encoding uncharacterized protein LOC130370074 isoform X2, with translation MLRRDQCSESSSSTPQLPPRPSERNNDVTDDFVTNNRTHRQRRAVCHDLRCESIFKSRIHRSGMMGAIQKVNPFKSTLQASSTVKAAASQEPPQVDATAGATQSSGKLMGVIQKVNPFKSTPQVRLPEQASAKVTRASSSGSLDQGGCPDSPQNPGRLQSAVQKMNPFRSASQASSAVPKAPSSESLEPGGSSEPSQNPGVFVGMMQKVNPFKSTSSNDNLSSSTGSLTDNNNATKKQTSEVSIDTVDQQPPKENPGMFQGMMQKVNPFKATAAEGEPAAFVGRQGPSLRSDSSSSSDSGSLDDGSIERHSVWYAEESESVAVRSAPKEGPPRKTLTFRIKRILPAALFSSGTKTSSAGLDDGPLLAQAEEVTEVVEVQTLQLADAPEPGDDESLGPLDDEEGLMSWWRTVEGWDEWNQSTEDAPAEEEMVEEAADRVFMAARLFVRLFNRRGGTLQTHILELLALADDADSFHKRTVKASVGGGVASVAGSITTITGLILAPFTMGTSLIVTAVGIGVATAGGLVSASANITDTVHSKTDRKKVEKMIQDYQDSMRDISDCLQFVQDGMEALEAWDFETYAEVITRSHLNQNVKHVVKEGGRAGKALLINTESLVSTIQVLSVSGVAAKAAQVMSVTTGVMSGLFLALDVFFLAKDSMELKKGAKTEFAVKIREVCQELQGGLLELNRIKEQLQKTMDGIEVEAEGEGGDDEGQEEELRSSVKKLIELEE, from the exons AGGTCTGGAATGATGGGGGCGATTCAGAAGGTCAATCCattcaaatctacccttcag GCTTCTTCTACCGTCAAAGCCGCGGCCTCACAGGAGCCTCCCCAGGTGGACGCCACGGCGGGGGCCACACAG AGCTCTGGCAAACTGATGGGGGTCATCCAAAAGGTCAACCCCTTTAAGTCCACACCACAGGTGCGTCTACCTGAACAG GCCTCAGCCAAGGTCACGCGAGCGTCTTCGTCAGGGTCCCTGGACCAGGGAGGCTGTCCGGACTctccccag AACCCTGGCCGGTTGCAGTCGGCCGTGCAGAAGATGAACCCATTCCGCTCTGCCTCTcag GCGTCTTCAGCGGTCCCCAAAGCGCCGTCCTCTGAGTCACTGGAGCCAGGAGGGAGCTCAGAACCGTCCCAG AATCCCGGAGTGTTTGTGGGGATGATGCAGAAGGTGAACCCTTTCAAATCCACG TCCTCCAACGACAACCTCTCGTCCAGCACAGGAAGTCTAACTGACAACAACAACGCCACTAAAAAACAG ACGTCCGAAGTTTCAATCGACACCGTAGATCAGCAACCGCCGAAAGAG AACCCTGGGATGTTTCAAGGAATGATGCAGAAAGTCAACCCCTTCAAGGCCACGGCAGCAGAGGGAGAA CCTGCTGCCTTTGTGGGGCGCCAGGGACCGTCGCTCCGCAGcgactcctcctccagctcagaCTCCGGCAGCCTGGACGACGGCTCCATCGAGAGACAC TCGGTCTGGTATGcggaggagagcgagagtgtCGCCGTCAGGAGTGCACCAAAGGAAGGGCCACCCAGGAAGACGTTG ACTTTCAGGATAAAAAGAATACTTCCGGCCGCCTTGTTCAGTTCAGGGACaaag ACCTCGTCCGCCGGATTAGATGACGGACCACTCTTGGCTCAG GcggaggaggtgacggaggtggtggaggtgcagaCCCTGCAGTTGGCCGACGCCCCAGAGCCCGGCGACGACGAGTCCTTGGGTCCCCTCGAC GATGAGGAGGGCCTGATGTCTTGGTGGAGAACCGTCGAGG GATGGGATGAGTGGAACCAGTCCACCGAGGACGCGCCGGCGGAGGA ggagatggtggaggaggcggccgACCGGGTGTTCATGGCGGCGCGGCTCTTCGTGCGGCTCTTCAACCGCCGCGGCGGCACGCTGCAGACGCACATCCTGGAGCTGCTGGCGCTCGCCGACGACGCCGACAGCTTCCACAAGCGCACGGTGAAGGCCAGCGTgggcgggggcgtggccagcGTGGCGggctccatcaccaccatcacggGCCTCATCCTGGCGCCGTTCACCATGGGCACGTCGCTGATCGTCACGGCGGTGGGCATCGGCGTGGCCACGGCGGGCGGCCTGGTGTCGGCGTCGGCCAACATCACGGACACGGTGCACTCCAAGACGGACCGCAAGAAGGTGGAGAAGATGATCCAGGACTACCAGGACAGCATGCGGGACATCAGCGACTGCCTGCAGTTCGTGCAG GACGGCATGGAGGCCCTGGAGGCGTGGGACTTTGAGACGTACGCCGAGGTGATCACCCGGAGCCACCTGAACCAGAACGTAAAGCACGTGGTGAAggagggcgggcgggcgggcaaGGCGCTGCTCATCAACACGGAGAGCCTGGTGAGCACCATCCAGGTGCTCAGCGTGTCCGGCGTGGCGGCCAAGGCGGCGCAGGTGATGAGCGTGACCACGGGCGTCATGTCGGGCCTCTTCCTGGCGCTGGACGTCTTCTTCCTAGCCAAGGACTCGATGGAGCTCAAGAAGGGCGCCAAGACGGAGTTTGCTGTCAAGATCCGCGAGGTGTGCCAGGAGCTGCAGGGGGGCCTGCTGGAGCTGAACCGCATCAAGGAGCAGCTGCAGAAGACCATGGACGGCAtcgaggtggaggcggagggggagggcggcgATGatgaggggcaggaggaggagctgaggtcCAGCGTGAAGAAGCTGATCGAGCTCGAGGAGTAG